Genomic window (Sphingomonas japonica):
AGAAGGTCATCGCCGTCCAGTCGCCGCCCCATTGGCTGGTGAAGCGCGCCTCGGCTCGTTTCTCGACGAGATGGTCATGGCGGCGGCGATAGGCGATGAGATCGCGGATCGTGCCGATCTTGAGCTTGTGGAACTGCGCGAAGGCGACGAGGTCGTCCATCCGCGCCATTTCGCCGTCGTCCTTCATGATCTCGCAGATCACGCCCGACGGGTTGAGCCCGGCGAGCCGGGCGACATCGACCGCAGCTTCGGTATGACCGGCGCGGACCAGCACGCCGCCGTCGCGTGCGACCAGCGGAAAGACGTGACCGGGGGTGACGATCTCGTCCTTGCCCTTCGACGCATCGATCGCGACGGCGATGGTACGCGCGCGGTCGGCGGCGGAAATTCCGGTGGTAACGCCATCGCGTGCCTCGATCGACACGGTGAACGCGGTTTCGTGGCGGGTGCCGTTGTGCCGCGCCATCAGATCGAGGCCAAGCGCCTGGGTCCTCTCCTTGGTCATCGCCAGACAGATCAGCCCGCGGCCATAGCGCGCCATGAAGTTGATCGCATCGGGCGTCGCCATCTGCGCAGGGATGACAAGGTCGCCTTCATTCTCACGATCCTCGTCGTCGACCAGCACGAACATGCGGCCGTTGCGTGCCTCGTCGATGATCTCTTCGGGCGACGACAGGAAGCCGTGGGCGAGGCGGGCGATTTCAGGCTGTGGCACGAAGCTGCTCCATGCGTTGCAGATAGCGGGCGAGCACGTCGATCTCGAGATTGACCGACTGGCCAGGTGCCAGATCGGCAAAGGTCGTGACCTGCGCAGTATGCGGGATGATGTTGAGGCCGAAACGGACACCGCCAGGAACATCCTCGACGGCGTTGACGGTCAGCGACACGCCGTCGACGGTCACCGATCCCTTGGCGGCGACATAGGGAGCGATTTCGGGTCCGGCGGCGACGACGACGCGGTGCGATCCGCCTTCGGCATCGACCGATTCGATCCGGCCGACGCCATCGACATGCCCGGTGACGATATGCCCGCCCAGTTCGTCGCCGACGCGCAGCGCGCGTTCGAGGTTGAGGCGGCGGCCCACGCTCCACATGTCGGCGGCAGTGCGCGACACGGTTTCGGCCGACACGTCGAACGCCACTTGCCCCGGCGCCTTGCCGACGACGGTGAGACAGACGCCCGAACATGCGATCGACGCGCCAAGGTCGATCGCGGCGGTGTCGTATCCGGTCGCGACATGAACGCGCCGGTCGCCGCGATCCTCGATGCGGTCGATGGTGCCGATGTCGGTGACGATGCCGGTGAACATGGATGCTTCCTATAGCCTGACGCGCTCGTAGGCTTCGAGCCGGTCGCTGCCAAGCTGCCGCGCGTCGGCCAGTCTCCAGCGGCCGTGCGCCTGCGCGAGGTCGGCGAGACCGATCTCGCCCAGCATGCGCCCGCCGCCGATCAAAACCGGCGCGCGGTAGAGCAGCAGGCGATCGACGAGATCGGCGGCGAGGAACGATGCCGCCGCGCCCATCCCGCCCTCGACCAGCAACCAGTCGACGCCCTCAAGGGTGGCGATGGCGGATGGGGATGCGATGGTGATCCATTCTTCGTCATTCCCGCCTCCGCGGGGATGACGGGAGGCGAGCAGGATGCGTTGCGGGCTGCGGTCTTCCAGCCCCGGCAAGCGCACGTCGAGCACAGGCGCATCCGCCTCGGCCGTCCTGCGCCCGACCAGGATCGCGTCGCTCTTTGCCCGCTCGACATGCGCATGCGCCCGCGCTTCGGCACCGGTAATCCAGCGGCTGCTGCCGTCCGCCATCGCGATCGCCCCGTCGAGTGACAGGCCGAGCTTGAGCGTGACATGCGGGCGCCCCAGCGCCTGCCGCGTCAGGAACCCCGCAAGCGAACGCTGCGCGGCATCCGCCCCGATGCCGGTGACGACCGCGATCCCGGCCGCCTCCAGCATTGCATGGCCCCGCCCGTCGGTCCGCGGGTCGGGATCGCGCAGCGCCGCGACGACGCGCGCCACCCCCGCCGCGACCAGCGACGACGCACAGGCCGGGCCGCGCTCAGAGACATGCGCGCACGGCTCGAGGCTGGTGTACACGGTAGCGCCGCGCGCCGCTTCGCCCGCCTCGGCCAGCGCGATCGCTTCGGCATGCGGCCTTCCGCCCGGTTGCGTCCAGCCGCGGCCGACGACAACGCCATCGCGGACGATCACGCAGCCAACATTGGGGTTGGGCGCGCACCGGCCGCGGCCGCGCTCGCCCAGTGCGATCGCCGCCGCCATCCAGCGTGCGTCGGTCAGAGGCCCCACGATTCGAGGCTGTCGTCGATCCGCTTGAACGCCGCGCGGTTTTCGGCACGGCGCTTCTCGAGCGCGGCCTCGCGCTTGGCCCGATTGGCGGCGTCGATCTTCTGCGCCGCGACGATTTCCGCATCGGTGCGATCAAGCGGCCAGCTTTCGGCATAGATGATGGTGCGCTTGTAGGGCGTCTTGAACTTGGAATCGATCGTGAAGCCGACCAGGATCATCGAGAAAAGAAACACGGAAAGCGCCAGGAACGCCAACTTGTGCTTCTGCTGCTGGCCAAGGAACGAGCGCAGGTCATGGAACGCACGGCGCGGCGAGATATCGCGAAAGAAGCTCACGCCAAAGATATAGGGAAGCGGGGGCGCGGCGACCACCCCCGCGCTTCCTGTCGGCCGCGACGCTTAGCGTTCAAGCACGAACCGCACCGTCAGCGTCTGCCAGCTCTCGACCGGCACGCCGCCCCGCGTCGCCGGCCTGAACCGCCACGACGACAATGCCCGCCGCCGGGTCGCCTCGAAAAAGGCATCGGACGTCGCGGCGACGCGCTCCACCTGCTTGACGCGGCCGTCGATGCCGATGCGGACCCGCACCGTCGCCTGGCCCTCGCGCTCGGCGCGGCGTTCGGCGGCGGGATAGTCGGGTTGGAAATCGCGGGCGTAGCGGGTGTCGCGCGTCGCCGGCGACAACGGCAATTCGCTCGGCAGCGATGTGATCGGCCCCGCAGGCGCCGGATCGCCGCGCGGCGCTGGCAGCGGCGGCGGTGGAAACGGCGGGATGATCGTCGTCGTGTCGATCCCGTTGGGCGTCGGTGGCAAGGGCAGCGGCGGCGTCGGTACGACCGGATTGGTGGGCTGCGGATCGGTAACGCGTTCGGCCGGAGGTGGTGGTTCCGGCGGCGGCGGAGGCTTGGGAAGCGCGATGTCGATCATCTGGATATCGGGATCGTCGGGCTCGACGAACACTTCGGGCGCGGCGAGGAACAACGCGGCGAGAACGCCGCCGTTGATCGCGAGCGCGGCGCCCATGCTCGCGGGATGGAAGCTCGAACGGCGCGAAGCATAGCCTGCGGTCATGTCCCTCTCCTTCTGATCGAAGGTAAAGGTATGATACAACATTGCATGATTGGCAAGGGATGGCTTCAAACGATCATTGCGTCAGCATTACCGCCTTCAGGTTCATGAATTCGTGCAGCCCCCACGGGCCGAGCTCTCGGCCATGGCCGGAACGCTTGACCCCACCGAACGGCGCCTGCGGAGTCGATGCCAGCATCTGGTTGACCGCGATCATCCCGGCTTCGATGTCGCGTTCGAACCGCGCGCGTTCGTCCGCAGCGTTCGTCCACACGCTCGCACCCAGCCCGAACGGCACGTCGTTGGCGAGCGTGATCGCCGCATCGAGATCGGACACCTTGAACAGCAGCGCGACCGGCCCGAAGATTTCTTCGCGCGCAACGTCCGAATCGGGCGGAACGTCGGTCAGGATGCCCGGCGTCATCCACGCCCCCGGCCGGTCGATCGGCTCGGCGCGCAGCAGTGGCGTCGCGCCTGCCGCAAGCGCCTTTTCGACCTGCTCGACCACCGTGTCGCGCTGCTCGATGCTCGACAGCGGCCCGAGAATGGTCGCGTCGTCCATCGGATCGCCGACATGGGCGGCGCGCATCCCGGCGGCAAACGCGTCCGCAAACGCGTCATAGACGTCGGCATGGACGATGAACCGCTTGGCGCAGATGCACGACTGTCCGGCATTTTGCAGCCGCGCGGTCACTGCCGTCTCCGCCGCCTTGGCGATATCCGCCGACGGCATGACGATGAACGGGTCCGACCCGCCGAGTTCGAGCACCACTTTCTTGAGCGCGCGACCTGCCGCCTCCGCCACCTTGACGCCCGCCCCCTCGCTTCCGGTCAGCGTCACCGCGGCTATGCGCGGATCGGCGATCAACGCGCCGACCGCGCTCGAGGGGATAGCGAGATTCTGGAACACGCCCTCGGGCGCGCCGGCCTCGCGCGCCATTCGCTCGATCAGCGCCGCACATCCTTGCGTGATCGAGGCGTGCTTGAGCAGCCCGACATTCCCCGCCAGGATCGCCGGCGCCATGAAGCGGACCACCTGCCAATAGGGAAAATTCCACGGCATGATCGCCAGCACCGGGCCGATCGGATGCCACTGCGCGATCGCCTTGCCGCCCGGCGTGGCGACTTCGGACGATTCCAGAAACGCAGGCCCGTGCTCGGCATAATAGCGAAATCCCGCGACGCACTTGGCGACTTCGGCGAGCG
Coding sequences:
- the ribB gene encoding 3,4-dihydroxy-2-butanone-4-phosphate synthase; the protein is MPQPEIARLAHGFLSSPEEIIDEARNGRMFVLVDDEDRENEGDLVIPAQMATPDAINFMARYGRGLICLAMTKERTQALGLDLMARHNGTRHETAFTVSIEARDGVTTGISAADRARTIAVAIDASKGKDEIVTPGHVFPLVARDGGVLVRAGHTEAAVDVARLAGLNPSGVICEIMKDDGEMARMDDLVAFAQFHKLKIGTIRDLIAYRRRHDHLVEKRAEARFTSQWGGDWTAMTFWNKATGTEQVALVKGRIDPAKPTLVRMHALTPFGDIFGEQGPRGKLLQRSMEQIGEAGAGVVVVITPTRIDAYTMALQAREGRLAAKDMDELRDYGVGATILTELGVRDMVLLTNTHHTLVGLDGYGLSIVGERPITGAD
- a CDS encoding riboflavin synthase; translation: MFTGIVTDIGTIDRIEDRGDRRVHVATGYDTAAIDLGASIACSGVCLTVVGKAPGQVAFDVSAETVSRTAADMWSVGRRLNLERALRVGDELGGHIVTGHVDGVGRIESVDAEGGSHRVVVAAGPEIAPYVAAKGSVTVDGVSLTVNAVEDVPGGVRFGLNIIPHTAQVTTFADLAPGQSVNLEIDVLARYLQRMEQLRATA
- the ribD gene encoding bifunctional diaminohydroxyphosphoribosylaminopyrimidine deaminase/5-amino-6-(5-phosphoribosylamino)uracil reductase RibD, which gives rise to MAAAIALGERGRGRCAPNPNVGCVIVRDGVVVGRGWTQPGGRPHAEAIALAEAGEAARGATVYTSLEPCAHVSERGPACASSLVAAGVARVVAALRDPDPRTDGRGHAMLEAAGIAVVTGIGADAAQRSLAGFLTRQALGRPHVTLKLGLSLDGAIAMADGSSRWITGAEARAHAHVERAKSDAILVGRRTAEADAPVLDVRLPGLEDRSPQRILLASRHPRGGGNDEEWITIASPSAIATLEGVDWLLVEGGMGAAASFLAADLVDRLLLYRAPVLIGGGRMLGEIGLADLAQAHGRWRLADARQLGSDRLEAYERVRL
- a CDS encoding energy transducer TonB; this translates as MTAGYASRRSSFHPASMGAALAINGGVLAALFLAAPEVFVEPDDPDIQMIDIALPKPPPPPEPPPPAERVTDPQPTNPVVPTPPLPLPPTPNGIDTTTIIPPFPPPPLPAPRGDPAPAGPITSLPSELPLSPATRDTRYARDFQPDYPAAERRAEREGQATVRVRIGIDGRVKQVERVAATSDAFFEATRRRALSSWRFRPATRGGVPVESWQTLTVRFVLER
- a CDS encoding NAD-dependent succinate-semialdehyde dehydrogenase, which gives rise to MFTSINPATGQETARHPADDAAAVEAKIAAAAKGFRRWRTTAIGERTALLSRIADAFEANRAELARTAVEEMGKTNKSALAEVAKCVAGFRYYAEHGPAFLESSEVATPGGKAIAQWHPIGPVLAIMPWNFPYWQVVRFMAPAILAGNVGLLKHASITQGCAALIERMAREAGAPEGVFQNLAIPSSAVGALIADPRIAAVTLTGSEGAGVKVAEAAGRALKKVVLELGGSDPFIVMPSADIAKAAETAVTARLQNAGQSCICAKRFIVHADVYDAFADAFAAGMRAAHVGDPMDDATILGPLSSIEQRDTVVEQVEKALAAGATPLLRAEPIDRPGAWMTPGILTDVPPDSDVAREEIFGPVALLFKVSDLDAAITLANDVPFGLGASVWTNAADERARFERDIEAGMIAVNQMLASTPQAPFGGVKRSGHGRELGPWGLHEFMNLKAVMLTQ